One window of the Bacteroidota bacterium genome contains the following:
- a CDS encoding ABC-F family ATP-binding cassette domain-containing protein, with amino-acid sequence MNYLSVENLSKSYGNKVLFDKISFGISRGQKMALVAKNGAGKTTLLKIIAGQDTPDGGQITLRKEISKAYLEQEPKLDDNLTVLEAVLASDNPITRVIQEYEHAITLVETQHSPANDERLQDAMSQMDMHNAWDYEQKIKQILSRLKITDLEQKVASLSGGQRKRVALSKILIAEPDLVIMDEPTNHLDLEMIEWLEGYLMNKDLTLLIVTHDRYFLDRVATEIVEIDGGKIYQYAGNFSYFVEKKAEREIMENSELDKAKNLYKRELEWVRKMPRARGTKAKSRVDAFDDVKKKATGKKNEDALQLTVKMTRMGGKILELIKLGKSFGDKKILENFSYVFKKGEKIGIMGPNGVGKSTFLNIIQGLEQADTGKIQTGETIVFGYYSQKGMKMREDKRVIEVVKDIAEFIPLADGSKLSVSQLLLRFQFSGDMQYSFVSKLSGGEKRRLYLLTVLIKNPNFLILDEPTNDLDILTLSVLEDFLQSFGGCMLIVTHDRYFMDKLIDHLFVFEGEGYIKDFPGTYSEYTVWREEQQRELKAGNTPAKAEEKVVVESKQDFPPANGPRKASFKEKFEFEQLAKELKELEEEKNKLTEIFNISSQPHDELLKSGERLGKVISEIEEKSLRWLELSELS; translated from the coding sequence ATGAACTATTTATCAGTTGAGAACCTTTCCAAGTCGTACGGCAATAAAGTACTGTTCGATAAAATAAGCTTTGGCATCAGCCGCGGGCAGAAGATGGCGCTGGTGGCCAAGAATGGCGCGGGTAAAACCACATTGCTGAAGATCATCGCCGGACAGGATACTCCTGATGGCGGACAAATTACTTTACGTAAAGAAATTTCCAAAGCCTACCTCGAACAGGAGCCTAAGCTGGACGATAACTTAACTGTACTGGAAGCCGTGCTTGCTTCGGATAACCCGATCACCAGGGTGATACAGGAATATGAGCATGCCATCACATTGGTAGAAACACAGCATAGTCCCGCGAATGATGAACGTTTGCAGGATGCCATGTCGCAAATGGATATGCATAATGCCTGGGATTATGAACAGAAAATAAAGCAAATACTTTCACGCTTAAAGATCACGGACCTGGAGCAAAAAGTTGCATCGCTTTCGGGCGGACAGCGCAAACGCGTGGCACTTTCAAAAATACTGATCGCCGAGCCCGACCTCGTGATCATGGATGAACCCACCAACCACCTTGACCTTGAGATGATCGAATGGCTGGAAGGTTATTTGATGAACAAAGATCTCACTTTATTGATCGTGACGCACGACCGCTACTTCCTTGATCGTGTGGCCACAGAAATTGTGGAGATTGATGGCGGAAAAATATACCAGTATGCCGGCAACTTCAGCTATTTTGTGGAGAAGAAGGCCGAGCGCGAAATAATGGAGAACAGTGAACTGGACAAAGCCAAAAATTTATACAAGCGCGAACTGGAATGGGTGCGTAAAATGCCCCGTGCGCGCGGCACCAAAGCCAAATCGAGGGTGGATGCGTTTGATGATGTGAAGAAAAAAGCTACCGGCAAAAAGAACGAGGATGCCTTGCAGCTCACGGTGAAGATGACGCGTATGGGCGGGAAAATACTGGAGCTTATTAAACTTGGTAAATCGTTTGGCGATAAAAAAATACTGGAAAATTTTTCATACGTATTTAAGAAAGGCGAAAAGATCGGCATTATGGGCCCGAATGGAGTGGGGAAGAGCACCTTCCTGAACATTATACAGGGTTTAGAACAGGCCGATACCGGCAAGATACAAACGGGAGAAACAATAGTGTTTGGCTATTACTCGCAAAAAGGTATGAAGATGCGCGAGGATAAACGTGTAATAGAAGTGGTGAAGGACATTGCGGAGTTTATTCCCCTTGCGGATGGCTCCAAACTCTCAGTTTCTCAGCTGTTGCTGCGTTTCCAGTTCAGCGGTGATATGCAGTATAGTTTTGTAAGCAAATTAAGCGGGGGCGAAAAACGCAGGTTGTATTTATTAACTGTGTTGATTAAAAATCCTAACTTTTTAATTCTGGATGAGCCCACCAACGATCTTGATATTTTAACCCTATCTGTGCTCGAAGATTTTTTACAAAGCTTTGGGGGCTGCATGCTTATTGTTACTCACGACCGTTACTTTATGGACAAGCTCATCGACCACTTGTTTGTGTTTGAAGGCGAAGGTTATATAAAAGATTTCCCGGGCACTTACTCCGAATACACTGTTTGGAGAGAAGAACAGCAGCGCGAATTAAAAGCGGGCAACACTCCTGCTAAAGCCGAAGAAAAAGTTGTAGTAGAAAGCAAACAGGATTTTCCTCCCGCCAATGGGCCACGCAAGGCAAGCTTTAAAGAAAAATTTGAGTTTGAACAATTGGCCAAAGAACTGAAAGAACTGGAAGAGGAAAAAAATAAACTAACTGAAATTTTCAATATTTCCTCCCAACCCCATGATGAACTGCTGAAAAGCGGTGAACGCCTGGGTAAAGTGATCTCTGAAATTGAAGAGAAGTCTTTAAGATGGCTTGAACTATCGGAGTTGAGTTAA
- a CDS encoding MarR family transcriptional regulator: MGLVEDIKQRRFRNEHHKAVVNIIYTSNWLNSIHTRFLKKYGISPEQFNLLRILRGQHPKPATVNLLIDRMLDKMSNASRLVEKLRMKELVERRPSLEDRRAVDVVITQKGLDLLASIDNKLDDLVDIGKKITEAEALELNRILDEMRS, from the coding sequence ATGGGTTTAGTTGAAGATATAAAGCAAAGAAGGTTCAGGAATGAGCACCACAAGGCTGTTGTAAATATTATTTATACCAGCAATTGGTTAAACAGTATTCACACCCGTTTCCTGAAGAAATACGGTATTTCACCTGAGCAGTTTAATTTACTTCGTATTTTGCGCGGACAGCATCCTAAACCGGCTACTGTAAACCTGTTGATCGATCGTATGCTGGACAAGATGTCGAATGCTTCACGGTTGGTTGAAAAACTTCGTATGAAGGAATTGGTGGAACGCAGGCCAAGTCTGGAAGACAGGCGTGCCGTTGATGTTGTGATTACACAAAAAGGACTTGATCTTTTAGCTTCGATCGATAATAAGCTGGACGACCTTGTTGACATTGGGAAAAAAATCACTGAAGCCGAAGCACTGGAGTTGAACAGGATACTGGATGAAATGCGTAGTTAG
- a CDS encoding universal stress protein, producing MTKKKILVPVDFSDQSLIALGQSYNLARKYKAEITLLYVIEDHGLVSKLFSKEQDDSLKKQVEENLSKLAADVEKKQGLNVTTMVARGSVYDKVAEVADMISALFIIMGTNGATNIKRKFIGSNALRVVREANVPVITIRGQHHRDGCKNIVLPLDLTKETREKVSFAIELGKLGDGSAIRIVSVLFTTDEFVVNRLTRQLQQVKQFIEKEGLVCSAEIIKGVKKEETLAQSIINYAHKVEGDLIMIMTQQEQDFTYRFVGSSAQEIINTSDIPVISIIPSMKRNIVSVTPY from the coding sequence ATGACGAAGAAAAAAATTTTAGTTCCGGTTGATTTCTCTGATCAATCCCTCATTGCACTCGGACAATCCTACAACCTGGCAAGAAAGTATAAAGCTGAAATAACATTGTTATATGTTATTGAGGACCACGGTTTGGTTTCCAAACTTTTCTCCAAAGAACAGGATGACAGCCTTAAGAAGCAGGTCGAGGAGAATCTTTCGAAATTAGCTGCAGATGTTGAAAAGAAGCAGGGTTTAAATGTTACCACTATGGTGGCACGCGGCTCGGTTTACGATAAAGTGGCTGAAGTGGCTGATATGATCAGCGCTTTGTTTATCATTATGGGAACGAACGGCGCTACTAATATTAAAAGAAAATTCATAGGATCAAATGCGTTGCGTGTTGTGCGTGAAGCGAATGTTCCTGTAATTACCATAAGAGGACAACATCACCGCGATGGCTGCAAGAACATTGTATTGCCGCTTGACCTCACAAAAGAAACAAGAGAAAAGGTGAGCTTCGCTATAGAGTTGGGGAAGTTAGGAGATGGTTCCGCTATCCGCATAGTGTCGGTGTTATTTACCACCGATGAATTTGTGGTGAACCGTCTGACACGCCAGTTGCAGCAGGTGAAGCAGTTCATTGAAAAAGAAGGACTAGTATGTTCCGCCGAGATCATCAAAGGAGTTAAGAAGGAAGAAACACTTGCGCAGAGCATTATCAATTATGCCCATAAAGTGGAAGGTGACCTGATCATGATAATGACCCAGCAGGAGCAGGATTTCACGTATCGTTTCGTTGGCTCTTCCGCACAGGAGATCATCAATACATCTGATATACCTGTTATCAGCATCATTCCGTCGATGAAACGGAATATTGTATCTGTAACACCATATTAA
- a CDS encoding quinone-dependent dihydroorotate dehydrogenase has product MYKYLIKPIFFLFAPETIHHLVFKILKITFVIPGVKQIIRAFHVVNDEKLKRNLFGLTFSNPVGLAAGFDKDAKLFDELSCFGFGFIEIGTVTPKAQPGNDKPRMFRLTEDEALINRMGFNNEGAAAAATRLKDREANVIIGGNIGKNKLTPNEDAGSDYEKCFETLFEYVDFFVVNVSSPNTPNLRALQDKEPLTKLLLSLKALNAKKKTPKPILLKIAPDLTNEQLDDIVSIVAETKIDGLIATNTTIDRSNLRTPKQELEKIGAGGMSGKPLLKRSVEVIRYLSQRSNKSFPIIGVGGIHSAEDAVEMIKAGASLVQVYTGFVYEGPGIVKRINQALLKM; this is encoded by the coding sequence ATGTATAAGTATTTAATAAAACCCATCTTTTTTTTATTCGCTCCCGAAACAATTCATCATCTTGTTTTTAAGATTTTAAAAATAACTTTTGTGATCCCGGGCGTGAAGCAAATTATAAGGGCTTTTCACGTTGTGAATGATGAAAAGCTGAAGCGCAATTTATTCGGGCTGACGTTCAGTAATCCTGTCGGCCTCGCGGCTGGTTTTGATAAGGACGCAAAGCTGTTCGATGAATTATCATGTTTTGGTTTTGGTTTTATTGAAATAGGTACTGTTACACCCAAAGCTCAACCGGGAAATGATAAGCCCCGTATGTTTCGTTTGACAGAAGACGAAGCGTTGATCAACAGGATGGGATTTAATAACGAGGGCGCCGCCGCTGCCGCCACACGATTGAAGGACAGAGAGGCGAATGTCATTATTGGCGGTAATATTGGCAAAAATAAGTTGACTCCTAATGAAGATGCCGGAAGTGACTATGAAAAGTGTTTTGAAACTTTGTTTGAGTACGTGGATTTTTTTGTGGTGAATGTAAGTTCTCCCAATACTCCTAACCTGCGCGCTTTGCAGGATAAAGAACCGCTTACAAAACTATTGTTGTCATTAAAAGCTCTTAATGCAAAAAAGAAAACACCTAAACCGATCTTGTTAAAGATCGCGCCCGACCTTACTAACGAACAACTGGATGATATTGTTTCTATAGTTGCCGAAACAAAAATTGACGGATTGATAGCGACGAACACAACAATTGACCGGAGTAACCTGAGAACACCGAAACAGGAACTCGAAAAGATCGGAGCAGGAGGTATGAGCGGAAAGCCCTTATTGAAGCGGAGTGTTGAAGTAATACGTTATTTATCTCAGCGTTCAAATAAATCATTCCCTATAATCGGGGTAGGAGGGATTCATTCTGCAGAAGATGCTGTGGAAATGATAAAGGCAGGAGCGAGCCTTGTGCAGGTGTATACCGGTTTTGTGTATGAAGGACCGGGAATCGTGAAGCGGATCAACCAGGCTTTATTAAAAATGTAA
- a CDS encoding T9SS type A sorting domain-containing protein, translated as MKKTILLAIILVQAISGAIAQTQWTQTSTPPGGSVWDIEVIGTNIFAGATNGGVYFSADNGVTWQQRNGAFSNMIVRTLAVSGNDIFACGMSSLGGSILYKSSDNGMNWTDITPVDLKMSFEIRTMAITGTDIYAVSSPDGVYRSSLSGISTTSWTSFNTGLTNKQIRSLKIKGTTIYAGTYGDGVWTSPTSAAAWSLTSSTMSEYSDYVQSLSISGSTIFAGNISGTPVLYRSTDNGANWVQSNTSIFGDKPVYEIINDGNTVYAGTEGAGIYKSTDNGVTWSAYNEGLQDTSGNWICANIRSLVFSGNYFFAGTDDGVWRRSATPLSIDESNTNDQVSFYPNPSKEYIVIKVKNGLPASVYTIYDQLGRVVLTGKITNETSDINIHELNAGIYILSLETINPQRFRFIKE; from the coding sequence ATGAAAAAAACAATATTACTTGCCATTATACTAGTGCAGGCCATAAGCGGAGCAATTGCTCAAACGCAATGGACACAAACATCCACTCCTCCGGGTGGAAGCGTATGGGATATTGAGGTGATCGGTACTAATATTTTTGCAGGCGCTACCAATGGAGGAGTTTATTTTTCGGCTGATAACGGAGTTACATGGCAGCAAAGAAACGGAGCTTTTTCAAATATGATAGTTCGTACATTGGCTGTCAGCGGCAATGATATATTTGCGTGTGGCATGAGTAGTTTGGGTGGAAGTATATTATATAAATCATCAGACAATGGAATGAACTGGACGGATATTACACCTGTTGATCTGAAAATGTCTTTTGAAATCAGAACTATGGCAATCACCGGTACAGATATTTATGCGGTGAGTTCACCCGATGGTGTTTATAGATCATCTTTAAGCGGCATCAGTACCACGAGCTGGACATCTTTCAATACAGGTTTAACAAATAAGCAAATACGTTCATTGAAAATAAAGGGGACTACTATTTATGCCGGTACCTACGGTGATGGCGTTTGGACTTCTCCAACTTCAGCTGCTGCGTGGAGTTTAACATCTTCAACTATGTCTGAGTATTCTGATTATGTCCAATCGCTAAGTATTAGCGGGTCAACAATTTTTGCAGGTAATATTTCGGGGACACCTGTATTATATCGTTCAACAGACAATGGTGCCAACTGGGTACAATCAAATACAAGTATTTTTGGAGATAAACCGGTTTACGAAATAATAAATGATGGAAATACAGTTTACGCGGGTACGGAAGGAGCGGGCATTTATAAGTCGACTGACAATGGAGTAACGTGGTCGGCATACAACGAAGGGTTACAGGATACTTCAGGCAATTGGATATGTGCAAACATACGATCACTTGTTTTTAGCGGAAACTACTTTTTTGCCGGGACCGATGACGGAGTTTGGAGAAGGTCGGCAACACCTTTAAGTATTGATGAATCAAATACCAATGATCAGGTCTCTTTTTATCCCAATCCTTCTAAAGAGTATATTGTAATTAAAGTAAAAAATGGTTTGCCGGCTTCCGTTTATACTATTTATGATCAGTTAGGCAGAGTAGTATTAACCGGAAAAATAACAAACGAAACTTCAGACATAAACATTCATGAATTAAATGCCGGAATATATATACTCAGTTTGGAAACCATCAATCCTCAGCGGTTTAGGTTTATAAAGGAATAG
- a CDS encoding universal stress protein yields MKTKALDIRKVLIPIDFSETSMLAIEHGAFMAKLYKADVILVHVVEHSWQKFSIVAPEIKFELPENILSLAEAKLKEVASKIRKDYGVTATAISSQGNICGEIVELVNTEKADIIVMGTQGASGLQEVFMGSNSYKVVTLAQCPILTVQSHSRRIGFSEILLPIDNSGHSRQKVGYTVELAKHYGSRIHILGLLDEDDSQDLDKFKIKIQQVKDFVEKCEIPSVVDIQVGGNQAKNTIDYAKKHNAELIVIMTDQEENFTGSFLGPYAQQVVNHSWVPVLSFKPVENPGNISWTYPYN; encoded by the coding sequence ATGAAAACAAAGGCACTTGACATTAGAAAAGTACTTATCCCGATCGATTTTTCCGAGACCTCGATGCTGGCCATTGAGCATGGAGCATTCATGGCCAAGCTGTATAAAGCCGATGTTATATTGGTGCATGTGGTTGAACACAGCTGGCAAAAGTTCAGTATTGTGGCACCCGAAATAAAATTTGAGCTGCCCGAAAATATTCTCAGCCTGGCTGAAGCAAAACTGAAAGAAGTGGCTTCAAAGATCAGGAAGGACTATGGGGTGACTGCCACTGCCATCAGTTCCCAGGGAAATATATGCGGAGAGATCGTCGAATTGGTGAATACCGAAAAGGCGGATATTATTGTGATGGGAACCCAGGGGGCATCGGGTTTGCAAGAGGTATTCATGGGAAGTAACTCATATAAAGTCGTTACACTTGCTCAATGTCCTATACTTACCGTACAAAGTCATTCCCGTCGTATCGGTTTTTCAGAAATATTATTGCCGATCGATAACTCGGGTCATTCCCGTCAAAAGGTGGGGTATACTGTTGAGCTCGCGAAACATTACGGTTCGAGGATACACATATTAGGATTGTTGGATGAGGATGATTCGCAGGACCTGGATAAATTCAAAATCAAGATTCAGCAGGTAAAGGATTTTGTTGAAAAATGTGAGATACCATCTGTCGTTGATATACAGGTAGGAGGAAACCAGGCAAAAAACACAATTGATTACGCCAAGAAACACAATGCGGAATTAATTGTAATAATGACCGACCAGGAAGAGAATTTCACGGGATCTTTTCTCGGACCGTACGCGCAACAGGTTGTGAATCATTCATGGGTGCCGGTTTTAAGTTTTAAACCTGTCGAGAACCCCGGAAATATTTCCTGGACCTATCCGTATAATTAA
- a CDS encoding LEA type 2 family protein translates to MKKLLKIFLIILFILLGIIAGLFTWRFVNYKLDKNPDKTFLLPYVEIAQVEIASHTPERTELIVNMRIVNHLPGSFTVDSLQYSVFIDGEKVVKNTYKRSVTFKHGDSSRIELPVTISTDELKAIIKANDKKGIDSVEYQLQVSFYTDLIFKKKFGFNFKKVLPLYYFLEASAEHIRIDSLNFSRAAIQLIVSVKNKNVFPIRFSEVSYKFAIEDHKWLEGRIPGLTVIKANSVTEISIPIRISFREVGKTLFDLLKNGSKVNYKLWIAFVIESEKNILSNSKVILNSSGSVKSLLKSVQK, encoded by the coding sequence GTGAAAAAGCTTTTAAAAATATTCCTTATTATTTTATTTATCCTGCTTGGAATCATTGCCGGGCTTTTTACGTGGCGTTTTGTAAATTATAAATTGGATAAGAACCCGGACAAGACTTTTTTACTTCCTTATGTCGAGATAGCACAGGTTGAAATAGCTTCTCATACCCCGGAGAGAACAGAATTGATCGTTAATATGCGTATTGTAAATCATTTGCCCGGTTCATTTACTGTTGATAGTTTGCAATACAGTGTTTTTATTGATGGCGAAAAAGTGGTGAAGAATACATATAAACGATCTGTTACATTTAAACATGGTGATAGCAGCCGGATCGAGTTGCCGGTCACTATTTCAACCGACGAGCTTAAGGCGATCATAAAAGCGAACGACAAAAAGGGAATTGATTCCGTTGAATATCAATTACAGGTTTCATTCTATACCGATTTGATCTTTAAAAAGAAATTCGGATTTAATTTTAAAAAGGTACTTCCGTTGTATTATTTTCTGGAAGCATCTGCCGAACACATACGTATCGATTCGCTTAACTTCTCGAGGGCGGCCATTCAACTTATTGTATCGGTAAAAAATAAGAATGTTTTTCCGATTCGTTTCAGCGAAGTTTCTTACAAGTTCGCTATAGAAGATCATAAGTGGTTAGAGGGGCGAATTCCGGGGCTTACGGTGATTAAAGCGAATAGTGTAACTGAGATCAGTATACCGATAAGAATATCTTTTAGAGAAGTGGGCAAAACACTGTTTGACCTGTTGAAAAACGGAAGTAAGGTTAATTACAAACTTTGGATCGCATTCGTAATAGAATCAGAAAAAAATATATTGTCAAACAGTAAAGTAATTCTTAACAGTTCCGGGTCGGTAAAATCACTTTTGAAATCAGTTCAAAAGTGA
- a CDS encoding T9SS type A sorting domain-containing protein produces MKMRLPIVIGLVLLLPGVVVQAQGDRCGTMLYDQYMLSQYPQLAAIRKQARIEIRENPKIPSFQKLSTTVITIPVVVHIVYNTSLQNISDAQIQSQIAVLNNDYRKLNADTTLIPMPWRTVAGDVGIEFCLAKKDPAGNDTNGITRTSTIVTQFNYDNQVKKTSTKGQDAWDPTKYLNLWVCNLGTSLYGFAQFPSDFGTSPSTDGVVINYTAFGTSGAAKAPSNKGRTATHEIAHWLDLYHIWGDDGGGCTEDDFINDTPNQASAHYGCTLTYPYTDACSPTAPGIMFMNYMDYGDDQCLVMFTKDQATRMINTLNTTRSAILNTTICSGPSSVPDDGYQSRSVFSVYPNPANGVITLSSMDPVKELAVYNVIGESVFYFSPGQYQAQPIDVDLSDKPAGVYFVKILTSKGYSSQKVIVER; encoded by the coding sequence ATGAAGATGCGTTTACCTATAGTTATAGGTTTGGTGTTGTTGTTGCCGGGTGTTGTTGTGCAGGCCCAGGGCGATAGATGCGGAACTATGCTTTATGATCAGTATATGCTGAGCCAGTATCCTCAGCTTGCCGCCATCCGTAAACAAGCGCGGATTGAGATCCGTGAAAACCCTAAGATTCCTTCATTTCAGAAATTATCCACAACTGTGATAACTATACCGGTGGTGGTGCATATAGTTTATAATACTTCCCTGCAAAACATTTCGGATGCACAGATACAATCGCAGATCGCGGTTTTGAACAACGATTACAGGAAACTGAATGCCGACACAACGCTTATTCCCATGCCATGGAGAACAGTGGCGGGAGATGTGGGCATTGAATTCTGTCTTGCAAAAAAGGATCCCGCCGGAAATGATACAAATGGAATTACGAGAACATCAACTATCGTTACTCAATTCAATTACGACAACCAGGTGAAGAAAACGAGCACAAAAGGACAGGATGCCTGGGATCCCACAAAATACCTTAATCTGTGGGTCTGCAACCTGGGTACCTCACTTTATGGTTTCGCCCAATTCCCTTCCGATTTCGGAACAAGTCCTTCCACGGATGGTGTTGTTATTAATTACACGGCCTTTGGTACTTCCGGTGCTGCAAAAGCTCCTTCAAATAAGGGTCGCACAGCCACACATGAAATAGCTCACTGGCTTGACCTGTATCATATTTGGGGTGATGACGGTGGCGGATGCACAGAAGATGATTTTATCAATGATACTCCCAACCAGGCTTCGGCGCATTACGGATGTACACTTACCTATCCATACACGGATGCCTGTTCGCCAACAGCTCCCGGTATAATGTTCATGAATTATATGGACTATGGCGATGATCAGTGCCTTGTGATGTTCACAAAGGATCAGGCGACACGAATGATCAATACTCTTAACACCACGCGTTCTGCTATACTTAATACAACTATTTGTTCGGGTCCGTCTTCCGTTCCCGATGACGGATATCAAAGCCGATCTGTTTTTTCAGTTTATCCTAATCCCGCGAATGGTGTCATCACATTATCCTCTATGGATCCTGTAAAAGAACTGGCTGTATATAATGTGATCGGTGAATCCGTTTTTTACTTCAGTCCCGGACAGTACCAGGCTCAGCCAATTGATGTTGATCTGAGCGATAAGCCGGCAGGAGTATATTTTGTAAAAATATTGACTAGCAAAGGGTATTCCAGCCAAAAGGTGATTGTGGAGCGGTAA
- a CDS encoding PD40 domain-containing protein — MAGVLRRNILVISFLMASFTVIAQSDFKLPANADPGLADEKFNANNFTAALKDYLFLLKKDPKNLMYSYRAGLCFLNTNINKAKAIPYLEAETKTEKPDYDSWFYLAKAYHYAYRFDEAVQMFTKYKELAKGSSDNKKQVDRYIQYCYNAKELVKFPLKVTFNNLGKNVNSSYADYQPFVPEDESYLVFTTRRKEGAMQSEDGVFTASVFISKVLNGEFGKARSIGPPINTGDGDEEVVGLSLSGDIMILVYDNLVSFADLFIAYADKKMNFKKATLLDKNINSSAQEISASISPDGNTLYFTSTRSGGFGGSDVYVTHKLPNGTWALARNLGPEINTEADEDFPNISPDGKTLYFSSTGHTSMGGYDIFKATWSETTNQWTNIKNFGYPINTTDDDMNLRLSSSGKYGYISALRDGGIGDFDIYRVDFNDVEPNYSLIKGQVLSADTSRKLNYNNNQVSIVAINNVTNKKFGQYVPNPVSGKYVMILPPGNYTIELDADAFEKYSEKFVVADKIGVRQEIDKNIILLPKETGQPEESGTEPDQLNKNKLK, encoded by the coding sequence ATGGCAGGTGTATTAAGGCGAAATATTTTAGTCATTTCTTTTTTAATGGCTTCGTTCACAGTAATTGCTCAAAGTGATTTTAAACTTCCTGCCAATGCCGACCCCGGGCTTGCTGATGAAAAATTTAATGCGAATAATTTTACAGCCGCGCTGAAGGATTACCTGTTCCTGTTAAAGAAAGACCCGAAGAATTTAATGTATTCTTACCGCGCAGGTCTTTGTTTCCTTAACACCAATATAAACAAGGCAAAAGCTATCCCATACCTTGAAGCGGAGACAAAAACCGAGAAGCCTGATTATGACAGCTGGTTTTACCTTGCCAAGGCCTATCATTATGCCTATCGTTTTGATGAAGCCGTTCAGATGTTCACAAAATACAAGGAACTCGCGAAAGGAAGTTCTGACAACAAAAAGCAGGTTGACCGATACATACAGTATTGTTATAACGCGAAAGAGCTTGTCAAATTCCCGCTTAAAGTAACATTCAATAACCTGGGAAAGAATGTCAATTCTTCCTATGCGGATTATCAGCCTTTTGTGCCCGAAGATGAATCTTACCTCGTATTCACAACACGCAGAAAGGAAGGAGCCATGCAATCCGAGGACGGAGTGTTTACCGCCTCTGTATTTATTTCAAAAGTGCTGAACGGTGAGTTTGGAAAAGCGAGAAGCATCGGTCCGCCGATAAATACCGGTGATGGTGATGAAGAAGTGGTTGGTTTGTCTTTGTCGGGCGACATTATGATACTGGTTTATGATAACCTGGTGAGCTTTGCCGACCTGTTCATCGCGTACGCGGATAAAAAAATGAATTTCAAAAAAGCCACATTGCTGGATAAGAATATCAACTCAAGCGCCCAGGAAATATCGGCATCCATTTCACCTGACGGGAACACACTGTATTTTACCAGTACACGTTCAGGAGGTTTCGGCGGCAGCGATGTTTATGTAACGCATAAACTACCCAATGGAACCTGGGCCCTGGCCCGGAATTTGGGTCCCGAAATAAATACGGAGGCGGATGAAGATTTTCCTAACATATCTCCTGACGGAAAAACCCTATACTTCAGTTCAACAGGACATACCAGCATGGGAGGTTACGATATTTTTAAAGCGACATGGAGCGAAACAACGAATCAATGGACCAATATCAAAAACTTCGGGTATCCCATAAATACCACAGATGATGATATGAACCTCCGGCTTTCATCAAGCGGAAAATACGGATATATCTCGGCTTTGCGTGATGGGGGGATCGGGGACTTTGACATTTATCGTGTGGATTTTAATGATGTGGAACCGAATTATTCATTGATAAAAGGCCAGGTACTATCTGCGGATACCTCACGAAAGCTTAATTACAACAACAACCAGGTTTCAATTGTAGCGATCAATAATGTTACAAATAAAAAATTCGGACAGTATGTTCCCAATCCGGTTTCAGGTAAATATGTCATGATACTTCCTCCCGGAAATTATACCATTGAGCTCGACGCGGACGCTTTTGAAAAATATTCGGAAAAATTTGTTGTGGCCGATAAGATCGGTGTCCGCCAGGAAATAGATAAGAACATTATTCTTTTGCCAAAGGAAACGGGACAACCTGAAGAATCGGGGACGGAGCCCGATCAATTAAATAAGAACAAGCTGAAATAA